The following are encoded in a window of Deinococcus koreensis genomic DNA:
- a CDS encoding type IV secretory system conjugative DNA transfer family protein: MIIHYHYFLLRLLSFYVAVALGLYAALGGGLIWLAPALTALVVGLWFFDGRDARFRSMYTAHWARPHEIGDAMVKQLRGDEVLLGYAYDGVVGLRAGLAGRKELGHVLFVGPTRAGKGLNATANLLNWRGSVVVVDIKGEFYNLTAGYRRQVMGQDVYVLNPSTGAPTNQFDPFAERDTPEQLQATAEAILNPDGDGSNKAFALRASFILTAAMMVAKEKGVPVLPFIRECLAMGCERASLMLEQESQNPEVHRNLSFFVGMKPSEYHWDGFGHDKFLNNSWINLIAKMKYLVSQGIIDMTSGSDFRATDLLKKRTSLYMVFRESDLRYTVHSFGAVILAVVESIIRQYDMEPGGEFVPIMFIFDEAGRLAVPMLDELISTVAGRGMIALVYVQALSQLDKVYGEDGADTVKSGTHTKVFYTPKDLATAKYISESCGRYMFGDHRTSENADSGRSDTTGLNSRELITPDEVLEVPLGNVLIKSNEFPMIAGYRMEPFTLPQAKVARTMRPPPVERRPLPPPVPAPERVQAAPVPEPELVTVGEEDADPQAPTRRPVSAALGLNDAPVVEAPVDVDLENDRPVSPAPQVAVDDLADDIAAFERAIRRP; this comes from the coding sequence ATGATCATTCACTACCACTACTTCTTGCTGCGCCTGCTGTCGTTCTACGTCGCCGTGGCGCTGGGATTGTACGCCGCCCTGGGCGGCGGTCTGATCTGGCTGGCGCCCGCGCTGACCGCGCTGGTGGTTGGCCTCTGGTTTTTTGACGGCCGGGATGCCCGCTTCCGTAGCATGTACACCGCACACTGGGCCAGGCCGCACGAGATCGGGGACGCCATGGTCAAGCAGCTGCGCGGAGACGAGGTGCTGCTGGGCTACGCCTACGATGGGGTGGTGGGGCTACGGGCTGGCCTGGCTGGACGCAAAGAGCTGGGGCACGTCCTGTTTGTGGGGCCAACCCGTGCGGGCAAGGGTCTGAATGCCACGGCGAACCTGCTGAACTGGCGTGGCAGCGTGGTGGTCGTGGACATCAAGGGGGAGTTTTACAACCTGACGGCGGGCTACCGCCGTCAGGTGATGGGTCAGGACGTGTATGTGCTCAACCCGAGCACGGGGGCGCCCACCAACCAGTTTGATCCGTTCGCGGAACGTGACACGCCCGAACAGTTGCAGGCCACGGCGGAGGCTATTCTCAACCCGGACGGCGACGGGAGCAACAAGGCGTTCGCCTTGCGCGCCAGCTTCATTCTGACCGCCGCCATGATGGTCGCCAAGGAGAAGGGCGTGCCGGTGTTGCCCTTCATTCGTGAGTGCCTGGCCATGGGGTGCGAGCGGGCCTCGCTGATGCTGGAACAGGAGAGCCAGAACCCGGAAGTGCACCGCAACCTCAGTTTCTTCGTGGGCATGAAGCCCAGCGAGTACCACTGGGACGGTTTCGGCCATGACAAGTTCCTCAACAACAGCTGGATCAACCTGATTGCCAAGATGAAGTACCTCGTGTCACAGGGCATCATCGACATGACCAGCGGCAGCGACTTCAGGGCGACAGACCTGCTGAAGAAGCGGACCAGTCTGTATATGGTCTTCCGCGAGAGCGACCTGAGATACACCGTCCACTCCTTCGGCGCGGTGATTCTGGCCGTGGTCGAGTCGATTATCAGGCAGTACGACATGGAGCCGGGCGGCGAGTTCGTGCCGATCATGTTTATCTTTGACGAGGCCGGACGCCTCGCGGTGCCGATGCTGGACGAGCTGATCTCCACGGTGGCCGGACGCGGCATGATCGCGCTGGTGTACGTGCAGGCGCTGTCGCAACTGGACAAGGTGTACGGCGAGGACGGCGCGGACACGGTCAAGAGCGGCACCCACACGAAGGTCTTCTACACGCCGAAAGATCTGGCAACCGCGAAATACATCAGCGAGAGTTGCGGGCGGTACATGTTCGGCGACCACCGCACCTCGGAGAACGCCGACAGCGGCCGCTCGGACACCACCGGGCTGAACTCCCGCGAGCTGATCACCCCCGACGAGGTGCTGGAGGTTCCGCTGGGCAACGTGCTCATCAAGAGCAACGAATTCCCGATGATCGCGGGTTACCGCATGGAGCCGTTCACGCTGCCACAGGCCAAGGTGGCCCGGACGATGAGGCCGCCGCCCGTCGAGCGCCGACCCCTGCCCCCGCCCGTGCCCGCACCAGAGAGGGTGCAGGCCGCGCCCGTGCCGGAACCCGAGCTGGTCACGGTGGGTGAAGAGGATGCTGACCCGCAGGCTCCCACGAGGCGCCCGGTGTCGGCCGCGCTCGGCCTGAATGACGCCCCGGTGGTCGAGGCGCCGGTGGACGTCGACCTGGAGAATGACCGGCCGGTGTCCCCTGCGCCGCAGGTCGCTGTGGACGATCTGGCAGACGACATAGCCGCCTTCGAACGTGCCATTCGCCGCCCCTGA
- a CDS encoding antitoxin VbhA family protein, producing MTHTATRPKITPQERARRQDAVKAGRSSVRLEGFVLDETVEAIYARFVEGELELPEMIAQVRAHAGLAG from the coding sequence ATGACCCACACCGCGACCCGCCCGAAGATCACGCCCCAGGAACGCGCGCGCCGACAGGACGCGGTGAAAGCCGGCCGATCCAGCGTGCGTCTGGAGGGCTTTGTGCTGGACGAGACCGTGGAAGCCATCTACGCGCGCTTTGTCGAGGGCGAGCTGGAACTGCCGGAGATGATCGCGCAGGTGCGGGCTCACGCCGGCCTCGCTGGCTGA
- a CDS encoding Fic/DOC family protein, producing MAARPADEGFLTSARITELRLDPVQGTFDAAHLSEVHRRIFQDLPHHAPGTFRPDAAGHHKARELETSGRRHVVGYVRGREIGERLDRVLGELRGGEALRGLDPDDFAQGMARLYGDLDHIHPFREGNSRTLREFTYQLAGEAGYRLDWMQTGADAQARDRLYLARDREVLERLYPGLDEARAMETESRTEYEAFFTLGYLRKHDALVTIVREQLSTLTALHEQEVTAPDLKGLNLEAFSSAAAGRLAVAVQVSDLSPTDVRLAAQELANEAGRHVNLGGITEARLAHDMEAARQGHGEGFERLFREAGDAGTARRLERAVLVLERAGHDPQTLYVTAAVTGQQIEGHPLVRNANACVLADGEGRYLVTSLASLNQATEIGGGQVRLTALDAQQSQMDMEL from the coding sequence GTGGCCGCCCGCCCCGCTGACGAAGGCTTCCTCACTTCCGCCCGCATCACCGAACTGCGGCTCGATCCGGTGCAGGGCACGTTTGACGCCGCGCATCTCAGCGAAGTGCACCGCCGGATCTTTCAGGATCTCCCCCATCATGCCCCCGGCACCTTTCGCCCGGACGCGGCGGGACATCACAAGGCGCGCGAGCTGGAAACCAGCGGGCGCCGGCATGTCGTCGGGTACGTCCGCGGACGGGAGATTGGCGAGCGGCTTGACCGGGTGCTGGGCGAGTTACGCGGCGGCGAGGCGCTCCGGGGCCTGGATCCGGACGACTTTGCTCAGGGCATGGCCCGGCTCTATGGTGACCTGGATCATATCCACCCCTTCCGGGAGGGCAACAGCCGCACGCTGCGCGAGTTCACGTACCAGCTCGCCGGCGAGGCGGGCTACCGGCTGGACTGGATGCAGACGGGTGCCGACGCCCAGGCGCGCGACCGGCTGTACCTCGCCCGGGATCGCGAGGTGCTGGAGCGGTTGTACCCCGGGCTGGACGAGGCACGGGCCATGGAAACCGAGAGCCGCACGGAGTACGAGGCATTCTTCACGCTGGGCTACTTGCGAAAGCACGATGCCCTGGTCACCATCGTGCGAGAGCAGCTCTCGACCCTGACCGCCTTGCACGAGCAGGAGGTGACCGCGCCAGATCTGAAGGGGTTGAACCTGGAGGCATTCTCGTCAGCCGCAGCGGGGCGCCTCGCCGTGGCCGTGCAGGTCAGCGACCTTTCGCCGACAGACGTGCGCCTGGCCGCGCAGGAGCTGGCCAACGAGGCCGGGCGCCACGTGAACCTGGGCGGCATCACCGAGGCGCGCCTGGCCCACGACATGGAGGCTGCCCGGCAGGGCCACGGCGAGGGTTTTGAGCGCCTGTTTCGGGAGGCCGGTGACGCGGGCACCGCCCGGCGGTTGGAGCGGGCGGTGCTGGTGCTGGAGCGCGCGGGACATGACCCGCAGACCCTGTACGTCACAGCGGCGGTGACAGGCCAGCAGATCGAGGGTCACCCCCTAGTGCGCAATGCCAATGCCTGCGTGCTGGCGGACGGTGAAGGCCGCTATCTGGTGACCTCCCTGGCCAGCCTGAATCAGGCCACTGAGATAGGGGGCGGCCAGGTGCGGTTGACCGCGCTGGATGCCCAGCAGTCCCAGATGGACATGGAACTGTAG
- a CDS encoding IS5 family transposase, which yields MTRSAYPNDLTDAEWKVLQQLLPVNAPRGRPRKWSSREILNGIFYVLRGGITWRAMPHDLPPWQTIYHYHRLWRLRGVWERLHTTLREWVCQRGGREATPSAGIIDSQSVKTTEAGGPRGYDGGKKVKGRKRHLLVDTLGPVMAIKVHEADIQDRAGAVLLLRDLPNVFPRIRHLWADAGYTGKLAGDIKTYLGWTLEIVKHPWSGWQGTWAPKNAPSRVVEVPKGFVVLKRRWVVERTFAWLGKSRRMAKDDEALVDTAENLVYEVMIRLMVRRLAKSPP from the coding sequence ATGACCCGATCTGCGTACCCAAATGACCTCACCGATGCTGAATGGAAAGTCCTCCAGCAGCTTCTCCCTGTTAACGCCCCACGTGGTCGTCCTCGCAAGTGGTCGTCGCGGGAGATCCTGAACGGCATCTTTTATGTCCTCCGTGGTGGCATTACCTGGCGGGCGATGCCGCACGACCTGCCCCCCTGGCAAACCATCTACCACTATCACCGGCTGTGGAGGCTGAGAGGCGTGTGGGAGCGACTGCACACCACACTTCGAGAATGGGTATGTCAGCGAGGGGGTCGCGAAGCGACCCCAAGCGCGGGAATTATTGACAGTCAATCGGTCAAAACGACCGAGGCCGGCGGGCCGCGTGGCTACGACGGGGGCAAGAAGGTGAAGGGGCGAAAGCGTCATCTGCTGGTCGATACGCTGGGGCCCGTCATGGCCATCAAGGTGCATGAGGCGGATATCCAAGACCGCGCCGGCGCGGTCTTGCTCCTGCGCGATCTGCCGAACGTCTTTCCCCGCATACGGCATCTATGGGCCGATGCGGGCTACACCGGCAAGCTGGCGGGCGATATCAAAACGTACCTGGGCTGGACGCTAGAGATCGTGAAGCATCCCTGGTCGGGCTGGCAGGGCACCTGGGCACCCAAAAACGCACCTTCACGGGTCGTGGAGGTGCCGAAAGGGTTCGTGGTGCTCAAGCGCCGGTGGGTGGTCGAGCGCACCTTCGCGTGGCTGGGAAAGTCGAGGCGCATGGCCAAGGACGACGAAGCGCTGGTGGACACCGCTGAGAACCTTGTGTACGAAGTCATGATCCGGTTGATGGTGCGCCGGCTGGCAAAATCCCCGCCCTGA